A single Dunckerocampus dactyliophorus isolate RoL2022-P2 chromosome 2, RoL_Ddac_1.1, whole genome shotgun sequence DNA region contains:
- the star2 gene encoding steroidogenic acute regulatory protein, mitochondrial, translated as MLPAVIKLCCGISYPHLRSLAGLPRTAMAVIGQEFSHLQQGGHVTWRMKTLATLSYDGPQRVDADALAARGEQQLFVRQGREAMNEALGVLEQKDGWKVEVSESNGDVIYSKVIQGSRKVFRLEAVLDANLDELYDILFDRVEEMHQWNPSIQHVKVLKRAGPETMVTHEVSVQAVGNLIGQRDFLSVRHSCKRKSRIYLGGGAIQLDAFPPLAGFVRAEDGPTCIVIEAMGDGSAQRSRLTWLLNMDVKGWLPKSVVNQALPRAQLDFTKHLRGRLTASAALG; from the exons ATGCTGCCTGCCGTCATCAAGCTCTGCTGTGGAATTTCCTACCCGCACCTCAGGAGTCTGGCAG gacTTCCGCGCACAGCCATGGCAGTCATAGGCCAGGAGTTTTCTCACCTGCAGCAGGGGGGACATGTGACATGGCGCATGAAGACGCTGGCCACTTTAAGCTATGACG GGCCCCAACGAGTCGATGCCGACGCTTTAGCAGCAAGAGGCGAGCAGCAGTTGTTTGTGCGGCAAGGCCGTGAAGCAATGAACGAGGCTCTTGGCGTGCTGGAGCAGAAAGATGGATGGAAAGTGGAGGTCTCTGAG AGCAACGGAGATGTGATCTACAGCAAAGTGATCCAAGGGTCCAGGAAGGTGTTCCGGCTTGAGGCAGTCCTGGATGCCAACCTGGACGAGCTCTACGACATCCTGTTTGACAGAGTGGAGGAGATGCACCAGTGGAACCCGAGCATTCAGCATGTTAAA GTTCTCAAGCGAGCCGGGCCGGAAACAATGGTCACGCACGAAGTGTCGGTGCAGGCGGTGGGGAATCTGATTGGTCAGAGGGACTTCCTGAGCGTGAGGCACAGCTGCAAACGAAAGTCACGCATTTATCTGGGAGGGGGCGCCATTCAGCTGGACGCCTTCCCACCGTTGGCAGGCTTTGTTAg AGCAGAGGACGGGCCCACTTGCATTGTCATTGAGGCGATGGGCGACGGTTCGGCACAAAGGAGTCGTCTCACATGGCTCCTCAACATGGATGTCAag GGCTGGCTTCCAAAGTCAGTTGTCAATCAGGCCTTGCCTCGAGCTCAGCTGGATTTCACCAAGCACCTTCGCGGGCGCCTCACAGCGAGCGCGGCTTTGGGCTGA